The genomic DNA CGTCCCACCAATTTATGCCAACGATGCCTTCGACAACGCCAATCTCTATTTTTTTGTCATCTAAAAAACTGCCCTGTTCAATGTGCAGCTCGATAAACGCTTTGATAGTCCCTTTTTCCCGAAGCGCTTCCGAAAGTTTATCCGGATTGCCGCCAATTGCTCGAATGCCTTCGCGGATGGTTTTGCCGCTATGGCTTACCACTTGCAGCGCATCCGGCGTCAGCTTGCCGATCATGGCGCGGCTGCCAACCAGACCGCCCTCTTCATCTGAAAAAACTACAACTTCGAGGGGGTGGCGTGTGGTAAAGTTATTTTCATGTAAAACCTGCGCACATTCAATTGAGCCAATCACACCGACATCGCCGTCGTAATTGCCGCCCCCGGGAACCGAATCGATATGAGAGCCAAAAACGATGGGCGGTAAATTTGAATCGAGACCTTCTTTGCGGCCAAGAATATTTCCGGCCGCGTCCGTCCTAACCTTGAGGCCGGCTTCGCGCATCAACGTCATGATGTACTCTCGCCCTTGAATATCCGCCTGGCTGAAAGCAACCCGGCTGACGCCACCT from candidate division KSB1 bacterium includes the following:
- a CDS encoding hydantoinase/carbamoylase family amidase; this translates as MRALGLIFLLSLVGHLIAAPTSDAKKLRVNSGRIKTRILQLSEFGKNPEGGVSRVAFSQADIQGREYIMTLMREAGLKVRTDAAGNILGRKEGLDSNLPPIVFGSHIDSVPGGGNYDGDVGVIGSIECAQVLHENNFTTRHPLEVVVFSDEEGGLVGSRAMIGKLTPDALQVVSHSGKTIREGIRAIGGNPDKLSEALREKGTIKAFIELHIEQGSFLDDKKIEIGVVEGIVGINWWD